The sequence AAGGCCTGGAGTGAAACAAAGTCACGATAATCGTAGTTCTGTATTTATGTTTAAACGTTTCTATTCATTAAATGGATGTTAGGCAAGGCCGTAAGTTCATGACCACAGGTGCATTTATGACACTAAACGACCCCTCATCTCTGCATATTCGACAATGTAAACTTCCCAAACTTTAGGAGTCAAACTGAGCGACAATCTTCTGAttaaattttgctacaaaaataTACCTGCTCTATTGCAGGTGGAAATCCACTGCAgtccacgatgacgtcatatcCTGTTTCTCGGATGTTTTCGTCACTGATGTTGGCCTTTAGTTCATCAGGATGAACCGCCTGGTAGcttaaaaagaaataatacGATCAGCAAAAAACATATTAATTGACAGTTGTTTCTTCTTTAACTGAGTTGAAGCATGATGATTTTCAAGTAGCTAGTGGTAGTGcaaagtgtgttgggttctctTATGTGCAGTGGTTTGACGCTTGAAGGCCAACGCTCGAAGCTTCCTCATACAAGAGACCGCCGGCTTTTCGTCACCATCCGAAATGACGAATGCAATCCCCTTATACTAAGTATATATAAGTTATAGCAGTAGTTTATACGCAAGCATTTCCCAGCAGGTATGATGCAGAAGCTATGAAAAGAACATCAGTATAGAGACATTataaaaatactaaaatataCTTAagtatttcaaaatgaaaaattaCCCAAGTTCCAGAGCAGATATCCTGTTGCGGCGTCCCTCTGCTGGCTCACTCACAGTCACGTTCCGGTAACCCTGCAGACAGTCACCCAAACAAGTACATCTCACAAACATGTGGCAATTCCATGCATCATTAATGCAGTCATATCTTAAACGTGATAGACATTCCTAGACATCACAAGTCATATGGGGATATTCAAAAGAACATTATGTAGTCCAGTAAAAGGCGTTACAGAGTAAGGTAGTAAGGCGTCATAAACTTGTACATTCATACAAGAGTAATGCAGAATAAAATACCTTGTGGTGAAAGATTGTAGACCACAATACCCCGATAATTCCCGCCCCTAGAATGAGTATCCGGGAGTCCAAGGATGGGTTGTTCAGGTTTTCCCAGCCGCGCAGAATGCACGAGAGTGGCTCACACAGAGCACCCTGGGGAAGAGTCACTTCCACCGGAAGTTGATGCACCATCTCTGACGGAACCACGCAGAAGTTGGCCATTCCCCCATTCCGGAAAATCCCTATGGTCGTTCTACATAATCAATCAATAACATTATCAACCAAAACATAGAAAGATTGATAAACATAGAAAAATCTTTGAATCTCAAATTGTTAATAGATAAATTTAACAGATACAGTCCTGTATATTAGTAGATAGCCgtgagggtaatgaggctgttaaACGTGGTCGAGGCTCCTCCTCGAGCACAGgtgacccccgttttacgtccctcccggaagacgatttcatggaaagcttcgtgaggctacagcaaaatacacccgatattattgttattattattattacaaaaAACAATCATGAGGACCATAATAGAATGGGTTTTATGGATCTAGATTAGATAACTTTAAGCTGATATCATATGTAGACTTTATTCTTTCGACATACGAAATACGCGGTCCCATTTAGTACCTCTTGTTCGCTCAAAGGCATTGTTAACGCATGTCCTTGGTTACAATACTTGTAATAACATAATATCAGCCCCTTGTCATCTGTTGTCGTCTTGTGTAACACAGACGGTTTTAAAGCAGGCAATAAATCAGTTATATATGAATAAAACGTTGTTCTGTACGTTGAAAAGCAaacgaaacaaacaaaactactACCTAAGACCACCGTTCTGACAATGGTTGGTTTGCGCCTTGAAGCATTCCCTACAGTTCCCACATCCACGGTTAGGGTCCACGCACACACGGTCACCTGTCGTGAAGCCCTTCACACCTGGACCGATCTCTGTAGTAACAAATATATTGTCGTgatgtaaaggtggggtcacacatgcgtatatattcaagtccgtttgaggtgcgtatgaagctcttagtctctaccaggctccacaggtcgcagagaaaatagtacaaattggacaaatatagatatataacatgctagatgagttagctgaccgagaagtatggctGCATTGTCCTCCACCACGACTTGTCTAGCACATGGAAATTATTATGAGTGcaggaacacacacacataaacaaacaaacaacaagacaCCATAAACAATACCGTTTAAGAGAAATAATGAAACATAAACAAGGAACGCATAAGAATTCAATTTGAAATGTATCACCATTAGAAAATTCAACAAAAGTCGATTTTGAACAATCAATTTTGATCGCTATTAAATGTTACACTAAAAATTTATTTCCAACCGTCTGACCTTCGATAACACCAGAGAACTCGTGACCCAGAATGACCTTCTCGGCCGCAGGGAACTCCTTCTGGATAATATGTAGGTCGGTTCCGCACACACCGGCATAGGCCACCTGTAGGATCATAACCCGGGGATTATGGTATATATGGTTTGCCAAATATCTACGACAAAATGTATACACAATCCACAAAATCCACCACTGGTCCCTATCACGTCACGGAGTGGTGTTCTACGATGTAGCAGCCGTGCTGATTGTCACAGTTCAATATATACGGGTAGAATCATACGACATAGCGGCAGGTAGATTGTTGTTGGTGTGTTTGGTACTGTCTACGAAATGGATAGAAGTTTTATGTCTGATAAATTTTGCAGAGTGGCAGTCATGCAGAGACATTACCCTACCTTTATGACAACCTGTCCATGTCCGGCTGTCGGCACAGGCACGTTCACCAGTGACAACACGTCGGCTTTGGCGTCCCACTGAATAGCCTGCATTACTAAAACTTCGTCTAGCAATCAAGACTTCCAATCCGCAACACACCGTCCCGAACCAGTTACAACTTTGCCGTGTACAAAGCACAAACTTAAGGTTCCTACGTTAGTCTTATACGAACCCTGGACAGCTTCCCTACTCTGATCTGAGTGTCCAAAGTTCATGGTCAGAGCGCAGCGCGGCGGCACTAAGAACTTTGTAACGTCGCTGAGTGTACAACTTCCGGGTTACTGATGAGACTGAACCATTACAGTTTAGGGAGTTTTTCGTGGTCTCTCTTTACTCATGGTATCAAACGGGGACAATCCCTTTACTGGATTCTACCGCAAAACCTGTTTTGATTTGGCAGCCTCTTTGGgtgcggccatgttggatttgacGTCAAGCGGGAGTCATCTTGTCACCAGTTGGAATGTGACGTCATGTTGCCAGTGGGAAGATGTAGATTGCTTCAAGGTTAGCCTAACGTTAAGTTGCTTGACGGGTGTCGCCAGAGTTGGGCCTTTTGCTTGCATCTAGACCCAACGGTGAGAGATCCAAGTCAACGATATAGTTAGATTTTGGAACCCCTAGTGGCTTTGACATTTCTGGACATGCCATGGATCGGGATTTTTGAGTGTTACAACAAAGccccaattaaaaaaaaaacactaattaCCATTTGACATCAACTTAAAGAAACATGGAATGCTTTTTGTCCGTTCTTACTCATTTTTTATGTTGTGGGGAATTTGTTTTcccaaatacacaaaatataaatCTATACCATCGAAAATCACATTACACTATCAGGCTTACTCATAAATAAGTTGTGATGTTTATCTGTCAACACTGAGCCACTCCCATGTCAGAGGTGAGACCTTGAGATTCCAAGAGTTTGACTCACAATTATTATATATAAGTGAACAAACGGGTTAGACATCATTTCATTCAGAAGTGAGTCCGCGGTGGATCAGCACTAAAAGACATCTAACATTACCGTCCGATCTGTACCTCACAGGTGAGAAATGTTCACTGTAAAAATGCCAGAAGTACTCTGGGGAAGGTTTTGCTAGTCTACGTAATAatataatgatatgataaattTTAGAATAAATACTacagatagtttttttttctatactaGCTAGAAAGCTTGCGCTGTGATGACTGTGAAAACTCTGTTTGAAAAGACTAGAACCATTTTCTACGCTTCGTGACAGAGGCTTTCCCTCGCTTGAACTGgtgtatttcttcttcttcttttcataaCTACAACGCGTTACATACACAAAAAAGTAACTTATATTTTGTCCAGAACGTAGTTTATTTAGATCAAGGTCAACCTCACCAGATTATCAATCACAGCCAGTGCATTTGTTTTCAACAGTTGATATTTTGTGAAGTAGACGAATCATGCCGAATGTACCTCTACCGTACGCGAACGCCATGGAGGCACAAACTTTAAGTAGTGAAAAGATCTCAATCATAGATAGTACTTGTCGTAAGAACAGGTAAACATGTTGTCCTTGGAGCTATGACGTAGTACGGTTAAGACGGTATGTAATAGGGTGCACGACGAGGGTAACTTATCTTTAGTTACGTAAATATCTTAACGCAAGTATGTATGCAATCTCATATATCCTAACATGGAGAAGTGGCTTTATTCACATTTTCCTAAAAATTACGGTGAGCAAGCCAGTTCATTCAACTTTAACTAATAAGGGTTCATCTCAGGACACGGGCTATATTTTGGACATGGTTAACCCCGGATAGTCAGCGGATGTGTTGAATTTCAAGGTCTAATTCTAGATCCTCATGAAAGATATAAAGAGGATGTTATCAAGAGATACTACACGAGGATGTGAGTCATAATCACGTGGAGAAAAAGAATTGACTTGTTTTCGATCTTAGGAcaagttgatttgatcatatgacCTCTGATCATATGACCTTTGATTCTTTGATCAAGAAAAtgctaaatgaaaaaaagttgccttcattatgaaatctaagtgtccaggaaggttgaataaatCGCCAAGCACACAGAGTATGGAacaccaaacaatagattcttcattgtTGTTCTTTCATACCTTCGACCTCGGAATTGACGTTGGGTTACTAAAACATTCGTATATGTTTTTCTCTACACTTTATGATAATCTACGGTATATTTTGACGCATTTTGCAGCTGctatgtatgatttacagtttggttgcaaacattttttggaaacggccaaaaattgaGGCGTGTTATCCATCAGATCAACATGGTTAGGAAGCGACAAGAATAAAAGGGCCAAGAAAACCTTTGTAGAGCAGTCTAGTCTGGGATCGCCGGTAGAGAATACAGATCtcacatacgaggggcgtgcaataagtaatggtcctgacccacttccagttgtctgatctaaatgaaattttgtatgtgtaataattcatatctctatgggttatgttgcaaaagacagctctgaactaattgtggtttctgatttactggtgtttgaacttagtcaggtgcgaaatggaccaggtgtgaaatggaaccagttgagtgtcgcgcagtgatccggtttttgtatttgaaaggacgcacaccaaagaagacttttgatgaaataaatgaaacttatggtgatgatgccccatcatatgaccttgtaaaacgctggcatcctgaattcaaacgtggctggaagtctgtggaaacagctcccagacctggtcgtccctcttgtgccattgatgaggcatcagttggaggaccaacctggggtgtcctacaaaatcggtttccagagctgcatcaaacaatgggagaaatgcataactctgggtgattcctatgaagagaaagactaataactgtgccaagtttcattaatctcctgctatgggaaatgggtcaggaccattactaattgcacgcccctcgtatactagcctaagtaccatcctccgtagtaaccgttggctcaatactttcgcttgctaaccacgttTCCATTTCGTTCCTTTTTATACAATCTCATACTTTCGGGGCACCCTTGAACTCTACAACTTTCATATCATCATACTTTGCTGAAGAATTCGAAAGTTTAGGTGAATATTATCTGTACTGCTTTTCTATGGTCTATGTACAGTATGGGCAGTAAATAAGGTGCGAACTACGTACATTTTGCTGCAGTAGTTTTCTCCAAGAATTACATGTCTATCAATAAATCCAAGTCGCTAATTTAGAAAGTTAAAAGTGGTTGACATGGAATGACATACTGACTTGAATGTACTTCTTGATTACCCAGGAACGTTAACGTAAAATAAACGGTCGTCTGATTTCCCGCTGAACACGATGAAAGCGACCCTGGTTCTGTTTCTTGTTGCCCTTATCATCTCGTCCCAGTTGATGACGTCTGAGGGCTGCGGTGGCGGCAGTAGTGATGGCAGTAGTGATGGTAAAAATGCAGCacgttgtgtttcctgttcctGTCACTTTCTCTCATTGATAATGCTCAATATAACACTCAtgaagaaggttatgttttgggtggcgtttgtgttttttttgtgtgtgtgtatgtagaaGATCAACAAAACTTGAGAACGCCTAGCTggatgtgtattgatatttggtaagtcggtaggtattgatgagacgcaccatgattttggtatgtagagGGGTCCAAAACCTACCACTAAAagttatctgccaccaaaaatctaGATCATTGGTTCATGAGTAGAATAAACCACAGAAAGCCGTCCAATATCAAATCAGTTAACAGCAATGTCCAGTTTGGGCAACATTACACTAttactcacctcacctcacctcacacTAACTCACAAAACGTAATACGaagaacagacaaacagacagccGCTACCCAAAATGTAATCTTATTGAAGAGCTTCTCTCCATCAAACACATGTAGGCCGAAAGCGTAGGAGCATGAAAGAGCTGTTTGCAAACCTCCAGACCGAGGATGGGGGTCACAAAGAGGCCATGCGGGATGTGGACAACAACCCACTACCAGAATGGAAATGaaggaaggtaaaaaaaagtttaaaaaaagtacacCACTTCTTATGGCGTGGTAAATAAGTTGTGTCAGCGCGCGCCATTGTTTTCTGAGTgaggttgggggggggggggggggggagggtgctttctgaaaaaaaaaaaacttaccaaaGAACCCAGAAAACCAAGACNNNNNNNNNNNNNNNNNNNNNNNNNNNNNNNNNNNNNNNNNNNNNNNNNNNNNNNNNNNNNNNNNNNNNNNNNNNNNNNNNNNNNNNNNNNNNNNNNNNNNNNNNNNNNNNNNNNNNNNNNNNNNNNNNNNNNNNNNNNNNNNNNNNNNNNNNNNNNNNNNNNNNNNNNNNNNNNNNNNNNNNNNNNNNNNNNNNNNNNNNNNNNNNNNNNNNNNNNNNNNNNNNNNNNNNNNNNNNNNNNNNNNNNNNNNNNNNNNNNNNNNNNNNNNNNNNNNNNNGGTACCAAACATCTGAAAGTTTGGGCGATGTAATACACTGCTCATTTACTTATTTTGTTGTATTCGTGTCTTTGCAGCACAGTCGGGGTGACCATCGCCTCCCTTCACGCGATCACTGAAGGCCATCGAGAATTTCTCTAGCATAGTCCCTTGCTAATGTCAGCTTTGCTACCTGTAGCATTTGAAGTATAATTCATAATGAGTTTGTAAACTTGTGTGGGATAGAGGTAAAAGGTTTTGCGATGATTATCAGAAGAAAGGGTGACAAGTTGTCAACTCTGTAGATCTACAGAGTTGGATTTATTCTGTTCACACAATCTTTATGAATTTAATAACTTACCGCTATAAACGTAACGTTTAGATATGAATTTAGCTATGCTCCATCATTTTACCAGCATTTTAGTATCGGTACGATCTCCATAATCCTTAAACAATAGAAAGATATGACTGGACACGTGCACCTTGCGCTGAAACTGATGGCAaataaatatttgaaaacaactGCACGGCCTGCGTGTTTGCCTATAACGGCAGTGTTGCTCAGTGTGGCCGAAACATCTAACCATGTCAGTCAATGGCTAAACGACTGTGTGTGCTTACGTACGTGCtgtgtgtctgtacatgtgcgcgcgcgcgcgcgtgtgtgtgtgtgtgtgtgcgtgtgcgtgtgtgtgtgtgtgtgtgtgtgtttggtgtgtgcCTGCGTGTGTGGGCTCGCCGCGCGCAcgtgcgtacgtgtgtgtgtgtgtgtgtgtatgtgtgtgtgtgcgtgcgctcCCCGTCCGGCAGGGCAAGATAACATGGATTGCATGCCAAATATATTCAGTTTGACATGAAATATTCCTTATCTATGAGTACTTTTACTGTACGCTGAACAAAAAGTCTGCGTCAAAAGACACACTAGTATAATACCCCAAACGACTTCATTATACGTACCAATGGACTAGCCAGTCTACAAGGCTTCGTTTTCATTTTAAACATCATGAGCGTTTCTCATTTTCTACCTTTCTGCTCTCTTAAAATGATCCCCATTGTAAATCTGCTTTCATTTCGTAGACGAAAGAAATGTTGAATATCTCGGCGTAAATTCAGGAACCATACTTTATACATAAACCCACTTCTAAGTAACTAATGTCATCATCATGTGAGGTTTAGATCaaacgaaaaaaaacaacaggaatcCTTTGTCAGACAACGAATATTTATTACGCCACTCTAGATGGGTGAGAAGACTTAGGAGTTGAGTTTTACCACTGTAGGGAGGTGGGACTCCGGACTAGGAGTGTTTACTGTACCAAGGCTATATCTAGTCCTGCAAGTCGAACAAAGCCTTGGAGATTTCTCCCTTCTTGAGCTGCGCGATGGCCTCCTGGTACTCCTGCAGACGGAACATCTTAATGCCCAGTCGGGAGAAGTCGCTCAGGTAGCTTCCCGACATGCCCCGCACCAGGCCGTTGATGGTAGTCGGCATGGTGTAGGGGTTGGTGAGGCAGCCCACGATCCTCAACTCTTTGGCGTAGATCTGGAACGGGTTGATGGTGATCTTGGACTCGATGGGGCAGCAGCCGAACTGGAGGAACGTGGCTCCACAACGGAGCCAGTTGAAGGCCtgacaaatgatgatgtatTGGTATGATTGTCATGGGACAACAACAGTTTCACCATGACCGTATGTGTAAATGTGATGTCTTTATTGAACTTAATGTTATCCTGCTACTGTTGGACAAGTCTTGATTTGACGTACATGCCGTATATATTCATATTGTTATTTTGATGACGTAAGATTTACCTCTTCCACAGCAGGCGGGTAACCACTGCAAtcaatgatgacgtcatatccTACGTCCTCAACGTGTCCGTCAGCAAAGCGAGCCTTGATCTTATCTGGGTGAACAGCCTGGAATCTGAAACGTCACACACTGATGAGTTCACCACATTTTAGAACATTTACCATTGGTCGTATATCGTGATCCTGTGCAGTGAACAAGCGATATCATTGACCGTTTGTTGAAGTACATTTACAACAGGGAACACTGAGAACAGTCAGAGAATGGTTTTGCCGTGTTAGGAGTAGTAGCCGATAATTCCTAAACGTCACACAGTGTATTGAAACATTAAGGGTCTCACAAATAAAAAAGCATGTATTATACCCGAGCCCCATGCCCATTGCGAGCTCACGTCTTCCCTCTGCCGGCTCGCTGATCGTGACGTCACGGTAGCCCTGCAAGAAGAACATGAAAAGTTACAAACGTACAGAACAACTCGATCCCTCACAGCCATTATTTAGTAATTATACAGTTTGTGCTCACTGAAGCTTGCCCGTTTTTCACTGATTAGTAAGTATCGTTATGAATAAGCAAACATATTCATGTGAGATGTCATCAGATTATTAACCTTCAAATGGAGGAGACAGGACCACATTACGCCGATGTACCCTGCACCAAGCACCAAC comes from Branchiostoma floridae strain S238N-H82 chromosome 2, Bfl_VNyyK, whole genome shotgun sequence and encodes:
- the LOC118409409 gene encoding D-altritol 5-dehydrogenase-like, which encodes MQAIQWDAKADVLSLVNVPVPTAGHGQVVIKVAYAGVCGTDLHIIQKEFPAAEKVILGHEFSGVIEEIGPGVKGFTTGDRVCVDPNRGCGNCRECFKAQTNHCQNGGLRTTIGIFRNGGMANFCVVPSEMVHQLPVEVTLPQGALCEPLSCILRGWENLNNPSLDSRILILGAGIIGVLWSTIFHHKGYRNVTVSEPAEGRRNRISALELGYQAVHPDELKANISDENIRETGYDVIVDCSGFPPAIEQAFSWLRSGATFVQFGCCPPKEKISISPFEIFSKELKIVGCLINPFTMVNTVEGLARGMAGSYLKDFSRLGIKMFRLQEYQEAIAQLKKGEISKAMFEF
- the LOC118404134 gene encoding D-altritol 5-dehydrogenase-like, coding for MTMQGLLWDAAADKLSLDEFAVPTASAGEVVIKVAYAGICGTDLHIMNKEYPAGDRLILGHEFSGVITEVGDGVTQFKVGDRVCVDPCFICGSCRHCSRGRINFCHRGHLQHLRNSVGARRNGGFANFCALPTGHVHKLHDDVTLLHGALVEPISCIQRGWENLGTPPSDSRVLVLGAGYIGGYRDVTISEPAEGRRELAMGMGLGFQAVHPDKIKARFADGHVEDVGYDVIIDCSGYPPAVEEAFNWLRCGATFLQFGCCPIESKITINPFQIYAKELRIVGCLTNPYTMPTTINGLVRGMSGSYLSDFSRLGIKMFRLQEYQEAIAQLKKGEISKALFDLQD